The Candida albicans SC5314 chromosome 5, complete sequence genome includes a region encoding these proteins:
- a CDS encoding uncharacterized protein (Protein of unknown function; mRNA binds to She3; Hap43-repressed; rat catheter and flow model biofilm induced) → MSVESTISQKPIALPATMHIQPLQPIPIANTRDIKYAWPQTNRSPSISSSASDDEEEEDNDDDLSLEIIADRSSTPPTPCSSVCHDKFMYTSSCDSYLQYIEPNPVSPPSYDTLPPGGCPRFPVSAPSIFPYSAEISCENNDLQPPAYKPAIYKIGVVARKMEWINPNELSPHRSWKYYIIELNSTQLNFYNVPAKYEHQLVTFSPDSLTSQQPFQNYDTNLNSLFTCSADHQFYDMVKKMGLIERNLGCSKKGKCLVRSYSLQNSKIGLATDYKKRANVLRMKLEDEQMLLNFGNVDELITWNLSLNVGKDVALDLTDREFPKYRTVPRRRRRNRNTEGNGSSSLLSAIHPNGSLARLRSVSDPNKFRGRFSRLKSKLSSAKLSTYNNRQVVEPAAMYSNNSLPRSIYYIQLPTPVSTPSSESIVATTRSNSVSDFRNVSTAESSETEPHDDDDEEEEEDDGEFDQASVNSATNVHVEESPSYCYKWNPEKKFDKHKYHRDCLRCIKPLLYN, encoded by the coding sequence ATGAGTGTcgaatcaacaatttctcaGAAACCAATAGCTTTACCAGCAACTATGCACATTCAACCACTACAGCCAATACCCATTGCCAATACTCGTGACATAAAATATGCTTGGCCTCAAACAAATAGAAGTCCCAGTATATCGTCTTCTGCTTCAGACGAcgaggaagaagaagataatgatgatgacttATCATTAGAGATTATCGCAGACAGATCATCTACACCACCAACGCCCTGTTCGTCTGTCTGCCATGACAAATTCATGTACACATCTTCCTGTGATAGCTATTTACAATATATTGAGCCAAACCCAGTCTCACCACCTTCCTATGACACATTACCACCAGGTGGTTGTCCAAGATTTCCAGTATCGGCACCATCAATTTTCCCCTATTCCGCGGAAATTTCGTGCGAGaataatgatttacaaCCACCTGCATATAAACCGGCTATTTATAAAATAGGAGTCGTTGCAAGAAAAATGGAATGGATCAATCCTAACGAATTATCACCACATAGATCATGGAAGTATTACATTATAGAATTAAATTCTACTCAGTTGAATTTTTACAATGTGCCTGCTAAATATGAACATCAGCTTGTCACGTTTAGCCCTGACTCGTTGACGAGTCAACAACCATTTCAAAACTACGATACAAACTTAAACTCGCTATTTACTTGCTCCGCTgatcatcaattttatgATATGGTGAAAAAAATGGGGTTaatagaaagaaatttGGGTTGCAGTAAGAAGGGAAAGTGTCTTGTTCGTTCATATTCGTTGCAAAATTCGAAAATCGGGTTAGCTACTGATTATAAAAAACGTGCAAATGTGTTACGAATGAAATTAGAAGATGAGCAAATGCTACTTAATTTTGGTAATGTGGATGAGTTGATCACATGGAACTTGCTGTTGAATGTTGGTAAAGATGTGGCCCTCGATCTTACAGACAGAGAATTTCCCAAATACAGAACGGTGCCCAGAAGAAGACGgagaaatagaaatacAGAGGGCAATGGAAGCAGTTCGCTCCTCAGTGCCATTCATCCAAATGGCTCTCTTGCAAGACTTAGATCTGTTTCTGATCCTAACAAGTTTAGAGGAAGATTTTCTAGATTAAAGTCAAAATTATCATCTGCCAAATTATCGACTTATAACAACAGGCAAGTCGTGGAACCAGCTGCAATGTATCTGAACAACAGTCTTCCACGTTCGATTTATTACATTCAATTACCCACGCCAGTAAGTACACCATCAAGTGAATCTATAGTTGCAACAACTAGATCAAATTCAGTTTCAGATTTTCGAAATGTATCGACTGCAGAAAGTTCTGAAACTGAACCAcacgatgatgatgacgaagaggaagaggaagatGACGGGGAGTTTGATCAGGCATCAGTAAACTCAGCTACGAATGTGCATGTTGAAGAAAGTCCTTCATACTGCTACAAATGGAATCCAGAAAAAAAGTTTGATAAGCATAAATATCATCGCGATTGTTTGAGATGCATCAAACCACTTTTGTATAATTAA